The following proteins come from a genomic window of Polyangiaceae bacterium:
- the gap gene encoding type I glyceraldehyde-3-phosphate dehydrogenase, with amino-acid sequence MATKIAINGFGRIGRCIVRALAQSKETDIEVVHINDLTDTKTLAHLLKYDSVHRTFTAAAVGHTDQGLSVGGKDIAVTAIKDPKELPWKSAGVDIVLECTGIFTDKTKAIAHVEAGAKRVLISAPAKNHDLTVVMGVNDDKYDAAKHQVISNGSCTTNCLAPVAKVLLDKFGIERGLMTTIHSYTNDQNLLDLPHRKGDLRRARAAAVSMVPTSTGAAKAIAEVIPELKGKCDGMAMRVPTTDVSIVDFALQTTKPVSVDAINAAMKAAAESGPLKDVLAYTEEELVSTDYIGHPASSIFDATLTKVHGDHFAKVFSWYDNEWGFSCRMIDLAKLVAKKG; translated from the coding sequence ATGGCAACGAAGATCGCGATCAACGGATTTGGACGTATTGGCCGCTGCATCGTTCGGGCGCTGGCCCAGAGCAAGGAGACGGACATCGAGGTCGTGCACATCAACGATCTCACGGACACCAAGACCCTCGCGCATCTGCTGAAGTACGACTCCGTACACCGCACCTTCACGGCGGCGGCGGTGGGCCACACGGACCAGGGCCTCAGCGTGGGCGGCAAGGACATCGCCGTCACCGCCATCAAGGATCCCAAGGAGCTGCCCTGGAAGAGCGCGGGCGTGGACATCGTGCTCGAGTGCACCGGCATCTTCACCGACAAGACCAAGGCGATTGCCCACGTGGAAGCGGGTGCCAAGAGGGTGCTCATCAGCGCCCCCGCCAAGAACCACGACCTGACGGTGGTGATGGGCGTGAACGACGACAAGTACGACGCCGCCAAGCACCAGGTGATCAGCAACGGCTCCTGCACCACCAACTGCCTGGCGCCGGTGGCCAAGGTGTTGCTCGACAAGTTCGGCATCGAGCGCGGCTTGATGACCACCATTCACTCCTACACCAACGACCAGAACCTGCTCGACCTGCCGCACCGCAAGGGGGACCTGCGTCGTGCCCGCGCGGCGGCGGTGAGCATGGTGCCCACCAGCACCGGCGCCGCCAAGGCCATCGCCGAGGTGATCCCGGAGCTCAAGGGCAAGTGCGACGGCATGGCCATGCGCGTCCCCACCACGGACGTTTCCATCGTGGATTTCGCGCTGCAGACCACGAAGCCGGTGAGCGTGGACGCCATCAACGCCGCCATGAAGGCCGCGGCAGAGAGCGGTCCGCTCAAGGACGTGCTCGCGTACACGGAAGAGGAGCTGGTCTCCACGGACTACATCGGCCACCCCGCTTCCAGCATCTTCGACGCGACTCTCACCAAGGTGCACGGGGACCACTTCGCCAAGGTGTTCTCCTGGTACGACAACGAGTGGGGCTTCTCCTGCCGCATGATCGACCTGGCCAAGCTGGTGGCGAAGAAGGGCTGA
- a CDS encoding histidine phosphatase family protein translates to MRHSRAVGEGPKLADEQRFLSGEGRRIARDVGKKLRAEGVELDAALTSPLVRAVQTAELFAQGIGYEGGIEAYFGLAPGVPPRVVAEEVTAHGVAVLVVGHEPGISALGAHLVGRPSFPPFRPGQVTLIEDGVARWSLSPDRLEIEPILVA, encoded by the coding sequence ATGCGTCACAGCCGCGCGGTCGGCGAAGGACCGAAGCTCGCGGATGAGCAGCGTTTTCTGAGCGGCGAGGGCCGGCGCATCGCGCGGGACGTGGGCAAGAAGCTGCGCGCGGAAGGGGTGGAGCTGGACGCGGCCCTGACGAGCCCGCTGGTGCGGGCGGTGCAGACGGCGGAGCTCTTCGCCCAGGGCATCGGTTACGAGGGCGGTATCGAGGCCTATTTCGGCCTCGCGCCCGGCGTTCCGCCGCGGGTGGTGGCGGAGGAGGTCACGGCCCACGGCGTGGCGGTGCTGGTCGTCGGCCACGAGCCCGGCATCAGCGCCCTCGGCGCGCACCTCGTGGGGCGGCCGTCGTTTCCGCCCTTCCGTCCGGGTCAGGTCACGTTGATCGAAGACGGCGTGGCCCGCTGGTCGCTCTCGCCGGATCGCCTCGAGATCGAGCCCATACTGGTGGCGTGA
- a CDS encoding Tim44 domain-containing protein, with amino-acid sequence MKGWIAVLAALCALAFSASVAARPGGGQSFRGSSSGSSSGSSWGSSSSGSSWGSSGSSTSGGSSWWSSSSKSDDSSSSGSSIWGSSDPTPSYEPTPYTQTESYKQMQRELAESHCQLGCLGRSHVALDGGLSDYEQCVKDCHEEAVKAEPPPPAPTVRRAPRNESMSRYFLLPGVLLVLVGAGAGVRRVLAKREMQRWASLANEPVEVFTTSAGELQSFQRRQGPARQRYDSVQAALAALRATDAGFSFVLFQDFLYALYAQAHTLRGRGELSLLSPYLTKPARDSLGLLPQKPVSAVIVGALAIEEVSVDAAARKIVVRASFEANYAEGEGRDERGVYTRETWVLSRPADVPSRGLDKARVIGCPNCGGPLEKAVGATCEYCGEAAAPGKHDWQVDAIGIHEREYGGPMLTGTVEERGTGLPTVVAPDAPAALGRLQARDPGFDWAGFVARVGLVFHTFHETWTAQELGPVRPFLSDALFETQRYWVTAYKAQRLRNVTKEPQLVTVQLSRIESDALFDAVTVRIFAQCIDYTENESGRVVGGSTQTPRRYTEYWTFIRGVGAKGAPRADRACPSCGAPMDDINMAGECGHCHEKITAGRFDWVLSRIEQDETYTL; translated from the coding sequence ATGAAGGGGTGGATCGCGGTGCTGGCAGCGTTGTGCGCGCTCGCGTTTTCCGCTTCGGTCGCCGCGCGGCCGGGGGGCGGGCAGTCGTTTCGCGGCTCGAGCAGCGGCAGTAGCTCGGGCTCCAGCTGGGGGTCGAGCAGCTCGGGATCCAGCTGGGGATCGAGCGGCTCGAGCACGTCCGGCGGCTCCAGCTGGTGGAGCTCCAGCTCCAAGAGCGACGACTCTTCGAGCTCCGGCAGCAGTATCTGGGGAAGCAGCGACCCCACGCCCAGCTACGAGCCCACGCCCTACACCCAGACGGAGTCGTACAAGCAGATGCAGCGCGAGCTGGCGGAATCGCACTGCCAGTTGGGTTGCCTGGGGCGCAGCCACGTCGCGCTGGACGGTGGGCTGAGCGACTATGAGCAGTGCGTGAAGGACTGTCACGAGGAGGCGGTGAAGGCCGAGCCTCCGCCGCCTGCGCCCACGGTGCGCCGCGCGCCTCGGAACGAGTCCATGTCGCGGTACTTCTTGCTGCCCGGAGTGCTCTTGGTGCTCGTGGGCGCTGGGGCCGGCGTGCGGCGCGTGCTGGCCAAGCGCGAGATGCAGCGCTGGGCGAGCCTCGCGAACGAGCCCGTGGAGGTGTTCACGACCAGCGCGGGAGAGCTCCAGAGCTTCCAGCGCCGGCAGGGCCCCGCGCGCCAGCGCTACGATAGCGTGCAAGCGGCGCTGGCCGCCCTGCGCGCGACGGACGCGGGGTTCTCGTTCGTTCTGTTCCAGGATTTCCTGTATGCGCTTTACGCACAAGCGCACACGCTGCGCGGCAGGGGAGAGCTGTCGCTGCTGTCGCCCTACCTCACGAAGCCGGCGCGAGATTCCCTCGGCCTCTTGCCTCAAAAGCCGGTGAGCGCCGTGATCGTCGGCGCGCTCGCCATCGAGGAGGTGAGCGTGGATGCCGCCGCCCGCAAGATCGTGGTGCGCGCGAGCTTCGAGGCGAACTACGCCGAGGGCGAAGGCCGGGACGAGCGCGGCGTGTACACCCGGGAAACCTGGGTGCTGTCGCGCCCGGCGGACGTTCCTTCCCGCGGGCTCGACAAGGCGCGGGTGATCGGCTGCCCGAACTGCGGCGGGCCGTTGGAAAAGGCCGTGGGCGCCACCTGCGAGTACTGCGGGGAGGCAGCAGCTCCCGGCAAGCACGACTGGCAGGTGGACGCCATCGGCATCCACGAGCGCGAGTACGGCGGGCCGATGCTCACGGGCACGGTGGAGGAGCGCGGCACGGGTCTGCCGACGGTGGTGGCGCCGGACGCGCCGGCGGCCCTCGGGCGGCTGCAGGCGCGCGATCCGGGGTTCGACTGGGCGGGCTTCGTGGCGCGCGTGGGGCTCGTGTTCCACACCTTCCACGAGACGTGGACGGCGCAGGAGCTCGGACCCGTGCGTCCGTTCCTGAGCGACGCGCTGTTCGAGACGCAGCGCTACTGGGTGACGGCGTACAAGGCGCAGCGCCTGCGGAACGTGACGAAAGAGCCGCAGCTGGTCACGGTGCAGCTGTCCCGTATCGAGAGCGACGCGCTGTTCGACGCCGTCACCGTGCGGATCTTCGCCCAGTGCATCGACTACACGGAGAACGAGAGCGGCCGCGTGGTGGGAGGCAGCACCCAGACGCCGCGACGCTACACGGAGTACTGGACGTTCATCCGCGGCGTGGGCGCGAAGGGCGCGCCGCGGGCGGACCGCGCTTGCCCGAGCTGCGGAGCGCCCATGGACGACATCAACATGGCCGGCGAATGCGGCCACTGCCACGAGAAGATCACCGCCGGACGCTTCGACTGGGTCTTGTCCCGTATCGAGCAGGACGAGACCTACACGCTGTGA
- a CDS encoding acetyl-CoA carboxylase carboxyltransferase subunit alpha has translation MAHVFSFERPVVELVARVRELRELAAEDARLAPELLRLEDKAARVAREVFAKLTPMQKVQLSRHPNRPYTLDYVARLFDDWIELAGDRRFANDASIVGGIGRYHGRSVVVVGHQKGRTTKENMVRNFGMPNPEGYRKAIRLYQMADRFRLPVITFIDTPGAYPGIEAEERGQSEAIGASLEVMSCLGVPSVTTIIGEGGSGGALALGVTNRVLVLEFSYYSVITPEGCAAILWKDGGMAPEAAERLKITAPDLLELGCVDAIVDEPPGGAHQDHDDAARRLDRALYEALVSLDGLSPEELREDRYQRFRRLGSFVA, from the coding sequence ATGGCGCACGTCTTCTCTTTCGAACGCCCCGTAGTCGAGCTCGTCGCTCGCGTGCGCGAGCTCCGCGAGCTGGCCGCGGAAGACGCGCGTTTGGCGCCGGAGCTGTTGCGCCTGGAGGACAAGGCCGCCCGCGTCGCCCGCGAGGTGTTCGCCAAGCTGACGCCCATGCAGAAGGTGCAGCTGTCGCGCCACCCGAACCGGCCGTACACCTTGGACTACGTCGCGCGGCTGTTCGACGACTGGATCGAGCTCGCCGGAGACCGTCGCTTTGCCAACGATGCCTCCATCGTGGGCGGCATCGGTCGCTACCACGGGCGCAGCGTAGTGGTCGTGGGGCACCAAAAGGGCCGCACCACCAAAGAGAACATGGTGCGGAACTTCGGGATGCCGAACCCCGAGGGCTACCGCAAGGCCATCCGCCTGTACCAGATGGCAGATCGCTTTCGGCTGCCGGTCATCACGTTCATCGACACCCCCGGCGCCTACCCCGGCATCGAGGCCGAGGAGCGCGGCCAGAGCGAGGCCATCGGCGCGTCCCTGGAAGTGATGAGCTGCCTCGGTGTGCCCTCCGTCACCACCATCATCGGCGAGGGTGGCTCTGGCGGTGCTCTCGCCCTGGGGGTCACCAACCGCGTGTTGGTGCTCGAGTTCTCCTACTACTCCGTGATCACGCCGGAGGGTTGCGCCGCCATCCTGTGGAAGGACGGCGGCATGGCACCGGAAGCGGCGGAGCGCCTCAAGATCACCGCGCCGGATCTGCTCGAGCTCGGCTGCGTGGATGCCATCGTGGACGAGCCCCCGGGGGGCGCGCATCAAGATCACGACGACGCCGCGCGCCGCCTCGACCGCGCCCTGTACGAGGCGCTCGTCTCCCTCGACGGCCTGTCGCCGGAAGAGCTACGGGAAGATCGCTACCAGCGCTTTCGCCGCCTCGGTTCCTTCGTGGCCTGA
- a CDS encoding FHA domain-containing protein — protein MARLMLATPEGQQVVELRPFNTLGRHPSNTIQLLDKIVSKEHCIVELRGSEYVLRDLGSLNGTYINGERVAGEKGLRHGDDIALGSTRARFDDGSGQPLAPPVWAAQPAGPPAWQPAPGAMPSSPPQSMQRPAASAPPSTVAGGALVPQDAEPAPLRTPTLDDPEGLPPLNATKVDVTDQSRAIGTQIAATQKGFLPYDQVAGNSQQLAADYERLRLSHELSREIAMERDLRTLLNKILLTIFKFVRADRGVIFLRDPAGELRPGASLRRDGSETPISVSSTIMNHVIKERATVLTHDAAMDFATSKGKSMILNRISSAIVAPLLHNDDILGVLWLDSETLAQFQPKDMEIVTAISAQAAMFIEINILGKKIEQEIVNRERFSRLLSPNIAARVLSGELDVKKGGQLVNECTVFNSDIRGFTRMSEGSNPEGIVEMLNEYFEQMVETLFKYEGTLDKFMGDGIMALWGAPVAHPDDAVRAVSCAIEQMEVLGRFNRKRMEDSEPALAIGIGVHTGPVVAGYIGSSRALSYTVIGDTANTSARLCGVAQPGQILVSEQTLDRVRARYEWDELPPAQLKGKEKPFRVFNIKGKAPSVQVPASASGV, from the coding sequence ATGGCGCGATTAATGCTTGCGACCCCGGAAGGCCAGCAGGTCGTCGAGTTGCGCCCGTTCAATACGCTCGGGCGCCACCCGAGCAACACGATCCAACTGCTCGACAAGATCGTGTCGAAGGAGCACTGCATCGTCGAGCTGCGCGGCAGCGAGTACGTGCTCCGAGATCTGGGCAGCCTGAACGGCACGTACATCAATGGTGAACGCGTCGCTGGCGAGAAGGGGCTCCGCCACGGTGACGACATCGCCCTCGGCAGCACCCGCGCACGCTTCGACGACGGCTCCGGCCAACCGCTCGCGCCCCCGGTGTGGGCAGCGCAGCCCGCGGGCCCGCCCGCGTGGCAACCGGCTCCCGGCGCCATGCCCAGCTCGCCCCCGCAGAGCATGCAGCGCCCCGCGGCGAGCGCGCCGCCCTCCACCGTGGCCGGTGGCGCGCTGGTGCCGCAAGATGCCGAGCCCGCGCCGCTCCGCACGCCGACGCTCGACGATCCCGAAGGCTTGCCGCCGCTGAACGCCACCAAGGTGGACGTCACGGATCAGTCGCGAGCCATCGGCACGCAGATCGCCGCGACGCAGAAGGGCTTTCTGCCGTACGACCAGGTTGCGGGAAACTCGCAGCAGCTGGCCGCGGACTACGAGCGCTTGCGTCTGAGCCACGAGCTCAGCCGCGAGATCGCGATGGAGCGCGATCTGCGCACGCTGCTGAACAAGATCCTGCTCACCATCTTCAAGTTCGTGCGAGCGGACCGCGGCGTGATCTTCCTGCGGGACCCGGCGGGGGAGCTCCGTCCGGGCGCCAGCCTGCGGCGGGATGGCAGCGAAACGCCCATCAGCGTGTCCTCCACGATCATGAATCACGTGATCAAGGAGCGCGCCACCGTGCTCACCCACGACGCCGCCATGGACTTCGCCACGTCCAAGGGCAAGAGCATGATCTTGAACCGGATCAGCTCGGCCATCGTGGCACCGCTGCTCCACAACGACGACATTCTCGGCGTGCTGTGGCTCGATAGCGAGACCCTGGCGCAGTTCCAGCCCAAGGACATGGAAATCGTGACGGCCATCTCCGCGCAGGCGGCGATGTTCATCGAGATCAACATCCTGGGTAAGAAGATCGAGCAAGAGATCGTCAACCGCGAGCGCTTCAGCCGCCTGCTCTCCCCCAACATCGCCGCCCGCGTGCTCTCCGGCGAGCTGGACGTGAAGAAGGGCGGCCAGCTGGTGAACGAGTGCACCGTGTTCAACTCCGACATCCGTGGCTTCACGCGGATGAGCGAGGGCTCGAACCCGGAAGGCATCGTCGAGATGCTCAACGAGTACTTCGAACAGATGGTGGAAACGCTGTTCAAGTACGAAGGCACCCTCGACAAGTTCATGGGCGACGGCATCATGGCGCTGTGGGGCGCGCCGGTGGCTCATCCGGACGACGCCGTGCGCGCCGTCAGCTGCGCCATCGAGCAGATGGAAGTGCTCGGCCGCTTCAACCGCAAGCGCATGGAAGACAGCGAGCCGGCTCTCGCCATCGGCATCGGCGTGCACACCGGGCCGGTCGTGGCCGGATACATCGGCAGCTCCCGCGCCCTTTCGTACACGGTGATCGGAGATACTGCGAACACCAGTGCGCGCCTGTGCGGCGTGGCCCAACCAGGGCAAATCCTGGTCAGCGAGCAGACGCTCGATCGCGTGCGCGCCCGCTATGAGTGGGACGAGCTCCCGCCGGCGCAGCTCAAAGGCAAGGAAAAGCCGTTCCGCGTCTTCAATATCAAGGGCAAGGCGCCCAGCGTTCAGGTGCCTGCTTCGGCGAGTGGCGTCTGA
- the glpK gene encoding glycerol kinase GlpK: MTRHILAIDQGTTGSTALVMGTDGATLGRANHEFKQHFPKPGWVEHEPEEIWTSVTLAIRDALAQAGVSGKDIAAIGITNQRETVVLWDKKTGVPVHRAIVWQDRRTAARCAELKKAGHEAAVRTATGLVIDPYFSGTKLAWLLDEVSGVRARAEKGELAFGTIDALLVYKLTGGQRHVTDVTNASRTLLMDLRSRKWHDGMCELLRVPKSVLPEIAPSAGKLGETRGVPGLPDGIPIAGMAGDQHAALFGQACFRAGEAKCTYGTGAFVLVNTGSEPVESRFGLLSTLGWQIGDDVVYALEGSCFIAGAAVQWLRDGLGLITSAAEIEALARSVTSSEGVTFVPALAGLGAPYWDPEARGLITGITRGTTKAHLARATLEAIALQVNDLVTAMSDDLGKPVTRMRVDGGAAANDLLMQFQSDVSAVTVERPSELESTARGAAMLAGIGAGLFQSGAEAGRMIQIDKTFEVGMEASERDNRLTMWRDAVRRARSDLGAGA; this comes from the coding sequence GTGACACGCCATATCCTCGCCATCGATCAGGGCACCACGGGGTCCACCGCCCTCGTGATGGGTACCGACGGCGCCACCCTGGGACGAGCCAATCACGAGTTCAAGCAGCACTTCCCGAAACCCGGGTGGGTGGAGCACGAGCCCGAGGAGATCTGGACCAGCGTGACCTTGGCGATCCGGGACGCCCTGGCGCAGGCCGGCGTGTCCGGGAAGGACATCGCTGCCATCGGCATCACCAACCAACGAGAGACGGTGGTGCTGTGGGACAAGAAGACCGGCGTGCCGGTGCACCGCGCCATCGTGTGGCAGGACCGGCGTACGGCGGCGCGCTGCGCCGAGCTCAAGAAGGCGGGGCACGAGGCCGCGGTGCGCACGGCGACGGGCCTGGTGATCGATCCCTACTTTTCCGGGACCAAGCTCGCGTGGCTGCTGGACGAGGTGAGCGGCGTGCGCGCCCGTGCGGAGAAGGGCGAGCTCGCCTTCGGCACCATAGACGCTCTGCTCGTGTACAAGCTCACCGGCGGCCAGCGCCACGTGACGGACGTGACCAACGCGTCACGCACGCTGCTCATGGATCTGCGCAGCCGCAAATGGCACGACGGCATGTGCGAGCTGTTGCGCGTTCCCAAGAGCGTGCTGCCGGAGATCGCACCCTCCGCCGGCAAGCTCGGCGAAACGCGCGGCGTGCCCGGTTTGCCCGACGGCATTCCGATCGCGGGCATGGCGGGAGATCAGCATGCCGCGCTGTTCGGACAGGCCTGTTTCCGCGCCGGAGAAGCCAAATGCACCTACGGCACAGGAGCATTCGTGCTGGTGAACACCGGCAGCGAGCCCGTGGAGAGCCGCTTCGGTCTGCTCTCTACGTTGGGTTGGCAGATTGGCGACGACGTGGTGTACGCCCTGGAGGGCAGCTGCTTCATCGCGGGCGCAGCGGTGCAGTGGCTGAGAGACGGCCTGGGGCTCATCACCTCGGCGGCCGAGATCGAAGCGCTGGCCCGCAGCGTGACCTCGAGCGAGGGGGTGACCTTCGTGCCGGCGCTGGCCGGGCTGGGCGCGCCCTATTGGGATCCGGAAGCGCGAGGCCTGATCACGGGAATCACCCGCGGAACCACCAAAGCGCACCTCGCCCGCGCCACCCTGGAGGCCATCGCGCTGCAAGTGAACGACCTGGTGACGGCGATGAGCGACGATCTGGGCAAGCCCGTGACCCGTATGCGGGTTGACGGCGGCGCTGCCGCGAACGATCTATTGATGCAGTTTCAATCCGACGTCTCTGCCGTGACCGTGGAGCGTCCCAGCGAGCTGGAATCCACGGCTCGCGGGGCGGCCATGCTGGCGGGGATTGGCGCCGGGCTGTTCCAAAGCGGCGCCGAAGCAGGCCGAATGATCCAGATCGACAAGACCTTCGAGGTGGGGATGGAAGCCTCGGAGCGCGACAATCGCCTCACGATGTGGCGTGACGCAGTGCGTCGCGCGCGGTCGGATCTGGGCGCCGGGGCCTGA
- a CDS encoding response regulator transcription factor has translation MGGSDQSGEEVLLVLFVDDEEAAVHSLTRALKRHRICVRGMSSAQQVLAPGAADGYDAILLDVGLGPDSGLDVCKRLRARGCTKPILMLSGDDDVELRIRALGPEVQADDYLLKPMIPAEIAARTRAVRRRSSRPPTPPLELSAGGRSVRVEGDLIPLTPFEGRLLLCLVEAKGEILGFEQLQAVNKQKERHACEQLVHRLRRKLGKAGPRLVTINGVGCLFRM, from the coding sequence GTGGGAGGCTCAGACCAGAGTGGGGAGGAGGTGCTCCTCGTACTGTTCGTCGATGACGAGGAAGCCGCAGTCCATTCCCTGACGCGGGCCCTCAAGCGCCATCGGATCTGCGTGCGGGGCATGTCGTCTGCTCAGCAGGTGCTCGCTCCGGGCGCAGCGGACGGCTACGACGCCATCCTGTTGGACGTCGGGCTCGGCCCGGATTCCGGCCTGGACGTGTGCAAGAGGCTGAGAGCGCGGGGCTGCACCAAGCCAATCCTCATGCTCAGCGGGGACGACGACGTCGAGCTCAGGATCCGTGCGCTGGGCCCGGAAGTGCAGGCGGATGATTACCTCCTCAAGCCCATGATTCCGGCGGAAATCGCTGCGCGCACTCGCGCCGTACGCCGACGCAGCTCGCGCCCGCCTACCCCGCCCCTGGAGCTCAGCGCGGGTGGGCGTTCGGTGCGAGTGGAAGGCGATTTGATTCCACTGACGCCCTTCGAGGGGCGTCTGCTTTTGTGCCTGGTCGAGGCCAAGGGGGAGATCTTGGGCTTCGAGCAGCTGCAGGCAGTGAACAAGCAGAAGGAAAGGCACGCCTGTGAGCAACTCGTGCATCGGCTGCGGCGCAAGCTCGGCAAAGCGGGCCCCCGGTTGGTGACGATCAACGGGGTCGGCTGTCTGTTTCGAATGTGA
- a CDS encoding SUMF1/EgtB/PvdO family nonheme iron enzyme, with product MLKAVGSMRTIGRSTVAGMGIAALLFASGACGSDDTAPLGSGKCAPVGATQPCTGPGACAGGQVCGSDGTWGTCDCGGGTGGAGGDAGLGGSSGSTGGSPSGGASGTGGGGNTAGAGGVAGGGATGGGGASGKCPTGPGPAMVNVGPFCIDTTEVTQAQYTDFLNAKGGDVSGQLAKECDWNTSFEPVGYPIGSLEVDITSCFENTYDPVAKANYPISCIDWCDAHTYCAWAGKRLCGAMGGGGTIVSPASPREPGTAEWVYACSNAGTSAWTFGTTPSDSVCHTHAQAALPKPVKSMPDCHGVGSPFDQVFDLVGNVAELADDCTPWNLNWNTPDKATCKTHGGDYRKYATDSECTDFNFDGMNRSDRRRWLGFRCCADVIEP from the coding sequence ATGTTGAAGGCGGTAGGGTCGATGCGCACCATCGGGCGCTCGACCGTGGCGGGTATGGGCATCGCCGCGTTGCTCTTCGCGTCGGGCGCGTGCGGCTCGGACGACACTGCGCCCCTCGGTTCCGGCAAGTGCGCGCCTGTCGGAGCAACGCAGCCGTGTACGGGCCCGGGGGCGTGTGCAGGAGGGCAGGTGTGCGGTAGCGACGGCACCTGGGGCACCTGCGATTGCGGCGGCGGCACCGGTGGCGCAGGGGGCGATGCCGGGCTCGGTGGGTCCTCCGGCTCTACCGGCGGTTCACCGAGCGGCGGGGCCAGCGGCACTGGTGGCGGCGGCAACACCGCCGGAGCCGGCGGTGTTGCGGGTGGCGGTGCGACGGGTGGCGGCGGCGCCAGCGGGAAGTGCCCCACCGGGCCCGGCCCCGCCATGGTGAACGTCGGTCCGTTCTGCATCGACACGACGGAAGTAACGCAAGCTCAGTACACCGACTTCCTCAACGCGAAGGGCGGTGACGTTTCAGGCCAGCTCGCGAAGGAGTGCGACTGGAACACGAGCTTCGAGCCCGTCGGATATCCGATTGGATCGCTCGAAGTCGATATCACCAGCTGCTTTGAAAACACCTACGACCCGGTCGCCAAGGCCAACTACCCGATCTCCTGCATCGACTGGTGCGACGCTCACACGTACTGCGCGTGGGCAGGGAAGCGGCTGTGCGGTGCGATGGGAGGTGGTGGAACCATCGTTTCTCCGGCGTCGCCCCGCGAGCCAGGCACGGCGGAGTGGGTATACGCCTGTAGCAACGCTGGCACTTCGGCATGGACGTTCGGAACCACGCCGAGCGACAGCGTGTGTCACACGCATGCACAGGCGGCCCTGCCCAAACCGGTAAAGAGCATGCCGGACTGCCACGGCGTGGGCAGCCCGTTCGATCAGGTGTTCGACCTGGTCGGCAACGTCGCCGAGCTCGCGGACGACTGCACGCCCTGGAACCTGAATTGGAACACTCCGGACAAGGCGACGTGCAAGACCCACGGGGGCGACTACCGGAAGTATGCGACTGACTCGGAGTGCACGGACTTCAACTTTGACGGCATGAACCGAAGCGATCGACGCCGATGGCTCGGGTTCCGCTGCTGCGCCGACGTGATCGAACCGTGA